A part of Streptomyces sp. DSM 40750 genomic DNA contains:
- a CDS encoding sigma-70 family RNA polymerase sigma factor, giving the protein MTDGHPTMPAVPAQGSAPGSMSASPTAAYTRIYEEQHPRLVAYARSLTRNAWTAEDLVSEAHFRVWRRLSSGHEIDNVPAYLMTTVRHLAAAVGSAARETPLDPTAPERVEVGVRADDAADPAEQVSSIDLLVRVLGQLPERWVQALWLAEAEGQPLETVGQRIGAKQGATAVLLHRAREGMRQAFLREQPGAPIDAACQVRWGRMPAYVRGTATPRQSEQLLSHVDACDDCRARLAVLMRTNDRLPALVGPALLVFVVGGGGGKLLLSLTAGSAGKGAALGAAAGGQGGGQLLHAVRQATVGGAKAPTVAAVSTAVAAAAVVAGIILGPFDPATAPPQRVPVAEAPAPHRPEAAIPEVADRGDAVTDVVVAPGGSEATGSGDASPADIGGRDTVGRQVPDDDEAVEEPTVEIPAGDDTTPDDEEAAPDAPTGPDADAPTDGGDEGKGGGAGDGDGDSDTGGEGNKPDEGAPEPPDAGAPDAPGTPEKPEKPGTPETPGGPGADVPTGDTPGAEEPGAEEPGAETPEAEEPGAETPEAEEPGAETPEAEEPGAETPEAEEPGAETPEAEEPGAETPEAEEPGAETPGEDTPGVEEPGDTPGVEEPGAEEPEAEEPDVEEPGTEEPGTGYPEGDEPGADTPEGDEPRAENPETDAPEAGTPDADSPETDTPAPEAPAPTDPDPVEETPTPPETADPAPEPPTPVEPSPETPEPAPVEPLPADPGGNC; this is encoded by the coding sequence ATGACCGACGGTCACCCCACCATGCCCGCTGTTCCCGCTCAGGGTTCCGCGCCCGGTTCCATGTCCGCGTCCCCGACGGCCGCGTACACCCGGATCTACGAGGAGCAGCACCCGCGCCTCGTCGCGTACGCGCGTTCCCTCACCAGGAACGCCTGGACCGCCGAGGACCTCGTCTCCGAGGCGCACTTCCGCGTGTGGCGACGGCTCTCCTCGGGACACGAGATCGACAACGTGCCGGCGTATCTGATGACGACGGTGCGGCATCTCGCGGCCGCCGTCGGCAGCGCGGCGCGCGAGACGCCGCTGGATCCGACGGCTCCCGAGCGGGTCGAGGTCGGCGTCCGCGCGGACGATGCCGCCGACCCCGCCGAGCAGGTCTCTTCCATCGATCTGTTGGTGCGGGTGCTGGGCCAGTTGCCCGAGCGGTGGGTACAGGCGCTGTGGCTGGCCGAGGCGGAGGGGCAGCCGCTGGAGACGGTCGGGCAGCGCATCGGCGCGAAGCAGGGCGCGACCGCGGTGCTGCTGCACCGGGCGCGTGAGGGCATGCGCCAGGCCTTCCTGCGCGAGCAGCCCGGGGCGCCGATCGATGCGGCATGCCAGGTGCGTTGGGGGCGTATGCCGGCGTATGTGCGCGGTACGGCGACTCCGCGGCAGTCCGAGCAACTGCTCAGCCATGTGGACGCGTGCGACGACTGCCGGGCCCGGCTCGCGGTCCTGATGCGCACGAATGACCGGCTTCCCGCGCTCGTCGGTCCGGCCCTGCTGGTGTTCGTCGTCGGCGGGGGTGGGGGCAAGTTGCTGCTCTCCCTCACGGCGGGCTCCGCCGGTAAGGGCGCCGCGCTGGGCGCGGCGGCCGGTGGGCAGGGTGGTGGTCAACTGCTGCACGCGGTACGGCAGGCCACGGTGGGCGGGGCGAAGGCCCCGACGGTGGCCGCCGTCAGCACGGCCGTCGCGGCCGCCGCCGTCGTGGCCGGCATCATCCTCGGCCCCTTCGACCCGGCCACGGCGCCGCCCCAGCGGGTCCCGGTCGCCGAAGCTCCGGCGCCCCATCGGCCCGAGGCCGCCATCCCCGAGGTCGCCGACCGCGGGGACGCCGTCACGGATGTCGTGGTCGCGCCCGGGGGGTCGGAAGCGACCGGCAGTGGGGATGCGTCCCCGGCGGACATCGGTGGCCGCGACACCGTGGGGAGACAGGTGCCGGACGACGACGAGGCCGTGGAGGAGCCGACGGTCGAGATCCCGGCGGGCGACGACACGACACCGGACGACGAGGAGGCCGCGCCGGATGCCCCGACGGGGCCTGACGCCGATGCGCCGACGGACGGCGGGGACGAGGGCAAGGGCGGCGGGGCCGGGGACGGCGACGGCGACAGCGACACGGGCGGCGAGGGGAACAAGCCGGACGAGGGTGCCCCTGAGCCGCCGGACGCCGGGGCTCCGGATGCTCCGGGCACTCCGGAGAAGCCTGAGAAGCCAGGGACACCGGAAACTCCGGGCGGGCCCGGGGCGGATGTGCCTACGGGGGATACGCCGGGGGCGGAGGAGCCTGGGGCGGAGGAGCCGGGCGCGGAGACGCCTGAGGCTGAGGAGCCGGGCGCGGAGACGCCTGAGGCTGAGGAGCCGGGCGCGGAGACGCCTGAGGCTGAGGAGCCGGGCGCGGAGACGCCTGAGGCTGAGGAGCCGGGCGCGGAGACGCCTGAGGCTGAGGAGCCGGGCGCGGAGACGCCTGAGGCTGAGGAGCCGGGCGCGGAGACGCCGGGTGAAGATACGCCGGGCGTAGAAGAGCCTGGAGATACCCCGGGCGTGGAAGAGCCGGGGGCTGAGGAGCCTGAGGCTGAGGAGCCGGACGTCGAGGAGCCCGGGACGGAAGAGCCTGGTACCGGATACCCGGAGGGCGACGAACCGGGGGCGGACACGCCGGAGGGCGACGAACCACGGGCGGAGAACCCGGAGACCGATGCTCCGGAGGCGGGGACGCCGGACGCGGACAGCCCGGAGACCGACACCCCTGCGCCGGAGGCTCCCGCTCCCACCGATCCCGACCCCGTCGAGGAGACGCCCACCCCGCCGGAGACGGCCGATCCGGCCCCGGAGCCGCCCACCCCCGTGGAGCCGTCGCCGGAGACCCCGGAGCCCGCTCCCGTGGAGCCTCTGCCTGCGGATCCCGGGGGCAACTGCTGA
- a CDS encoding NADPH-dependent FMN reductase, whose amino-acid sequence MKTATDTHTAPRAASATAPASSSATPVRVTLIIGSNRAGRFGSVIAEWLLDRVREHDDFEVDVVDVADADLPTTFAPTPEATARLSEITPKLASAEAFIVLTPEYNHSYPAALKNLIDWHFQEWRAKPVALVSYGGLSGGLRAAEHLRQVFAELHATTVRDTVSFHNAHGSFDDTGRLKDPSGPDTAAEVMLDQLAWWGQALREAKERRPYGG is encoded by the coding sequence ATGAAGACCGCTACGGATACTCATACGGCCCCCCGCGCCGCCTCGGCCACGGCGCCCGCCTCTTCCTCCGCCACCCCGGTCCGGGTGACACTGATCATCGGCAGCAACCGGGCCGGCCGCTTCGGGTCGGTGATCGCCGAGTGGCTGCTGGACCGGGTGCGGGAGCACGACGACTTCGAGGTCGACGTCGTGGACGTCGCGGACGCCGACCTGCCGACGACCTTCGCCCCGACCCCGGAGGCCACGGCACGGCTGTCCGAGATCACCCCCAAGCTGGCCTCGGCGGAGGCGTTCATCGTCCTGACCCCCGAGTACAACCACTCCTACCCGGCGGCCTTGAAGAACCTCATCGACTGGCACTTCCAGGAATGGCGCGCCAAACCCGTCGCCCTCGTCTCCTACGGCGGCCTGTCGGGCGGCCTGCGCGCGGCGGAACACCTCCGGCAGGTGTTCGCCGAGCTCCACGCCACGACCGTCCGCGACACGGTGTCCTTCCACAACGCCCACGGTTCTTTCGACGACACCGGCCGACTGAAGGACCCGTCAGGCCCGGACACGGCGGCGGAGGTGATGCTGGATCAGCTGGCGTGGTGGGGGCAGGCGCTGCGGGAGGCGAAGGAGAGGCGGCCGTACGGGGGGTGA
- a CDS encoding class F sortase, whose amino-acid sequence MRRFANSAIAGVTVVALCSGTWLLLNGTASHAPPQPSAAQAHSGPGPGRPTGRRPATATAPALPPSPPDRVRIPSIRVDAPLMGLGLTPTGSLDVPPAEKENLAGWYEAGTTPGERGTAIVAGHVDNADGPAVFYDLGALKRGAPIEVDRRDGGIAVFTVYAVEVYAARNFPDQKVYGAARRPELRVITCGGGYSRSTGYQGNVVVFAHLTGSRAG is encoded by the coding sequence GTGCGCCGGTTCGCCAACTCCGCCATAGCGGGCGTCACCGTCGTCGCCCTCTGCTCCGGCACCTGGCTGCTGCTCAACGGCACCGCCTCCCACGCGCCTCCGCAGCCGTCGGCCGCGCAGGCCCACAGCGGCCCGGGGCCCGGGAGGCCCACCGGGCGCCGGCCCGCCACGGCCACCGCGCCCGCGCTTCCCCCCTCCCCTCCCGACCGCGTCCGCATCCCGTCCATCCGCGTGGACGCCCCGCTCATGGGGCTCGGCCTCACCCCCACCGGCAGCCTCGACGTCCCGCCCGCCGAGAAGGAGAATCTCGCGGGCTGGTACGAGGCCGGAACCACCCCGGGTGAGCGGGGCACCGCGATCGTCGCGGGGCATGTCGACAACGCCGATGGCCCGGCCGTCTTCTACGACCTCGGCGCGCTGAAGCGGGGCGCCCCCATCGAGGTGGACCGGCGGGACGGGGGGATCGCGGTGTTCACCGTTTACGCGGTGGAGGTGTACGCCGCGCGGAACTTCCCCGACCAGAAGGTGTACGGGGCGGCGAGGCGGCCGGAGTTGCGGGTCATCACCTGTGGCGGGGGGTATTCGAGGTCCACCGGCTACCAGGGGAACGTGGTCGTCTTCGCCCACCTCACGGGCAGCCGCGCCGGATGA
- a CDS encoding sulfite exporter TauE/SafE family protein — MPDISLTMIVVLCLAALAAGWIDAVVGGGGLLLLPTLLLGLPNGASAAQYALGTNKAVAIVGTTGAAVTYARRTPVDVKIAVRIGLAALAGSTAGAFVAAGMSTEVLKPVVMVVLLAVGAFVILRPSFGTAPGAGPVSARRVLAAIGLAGVGIGFYDGLIGPGTGTFLVLALTAVLHLDMVTASATAKIVNCCTNAGALATFAWKGTVYWQLAALMAVFNLVGGTVGAHTALKKGSGFVRVVLLSVVFTLVAKMGYEQWVA, encoded by the coding sequence ATGCCCGACATATCGCTGACCATGATCGTTGTCCTCTGCCTCGCCGCCCTCGCGGCCGGCTGGATCGACGCGGTGGTGGGCGGCGGCGGGCTCCTCCTGCTCCCCACCCTCCTGCTGGGCCTGCCGAACGGCGCCTCGGCCGCCCAGTACGCGCTCGGCACCAACAAGGCGGTCGCGATCGTCGGCACCACGGGCGCGGCGGTGACCTACGCCCGCCGCACCCCCGTCGATGTGAAGATCGCCGTACGGATCGGCCTGGCGGCGCTCGCGGGGTCCACGGCCGGCGCCTTCGTGGCCGCCGGAATGAGCACCGAGGTCCTGAAGCCGGTGGTCATGGTCGTCCTCCTCGCCGTGGGCGCCTTCGTGATCCTCCGCCCCTCCTTCGGCACGGCCCCCGGCGCCGGCCCGGTCTCCGCGCGCCGCGTCCTCGCCGCGATCGGCCTCGCGGGCGTGGGCATCGGCTTCTACGACGGCCTCATCGGCCCCGGCACCGGCACCTTCCTCGTCCTGGCCCTCACCGCCGTCCTCCACCTCGACATGGTCACCGCCTCCGCCACCGCCAAGATCGTCAACTGCTGTACCAACGCCGGCGCCCTCGCCACCTTCGCCTGGAAGGGCACGGTCTACTGGCAACTGGCGGCTCTGATGGCGGTCTTCAACCTCGTCGGCGGGACCGTCGGGGCACACACCGCGCTCAAGAAGGGGAGCGGCTTCGTCCGCGTCGTGCTGCTGTCGGTGGTGTTCACGCTGGTGGCGAAGATGGGGTACGAGCAGTGGGTGGCGTGA
- a CDS encoding NAD(P)/FAD-dependent oxidoreductase, whose protein sequence is MTSNERVVVIGSGLAGVRLARRLGELGMPATLVGEEEHTPYNRVLLAEVLAGRYAPEVIALPAPAELTRGRVVRIDREVRAVHLADGTEIAYDKLVLATGSNPVLPPLRGLWDPERHEFPDGVHAFRTMDDCLGLSKAVRPGVRAVVIGGGLLGVSAARALALRGAQVVLAQQGERLMERQLDPSASKLVRRHLADLGVEVHTETRVRAVRSVGGTVRSVAMADGYTLDADLVVIACGVHPRVGLAQDAGLAVHKGVIVDEELRTSDPHIHAIGDCVQFEGTVYGLATPALEQADVLAELLAGNAGSPAARYTGTRALTRLTLAGADFLDLAAFGETEPRPGDDVIQLADATRGTYRKVVVRDDHLVGGVLVGELGTVGALARAWEGAEPLPANGAPLLHLLTNDGGS, encoded by the coding sequence ATGACCTCGAATGAGCGTGTGGTGGTGATCGGCTCCGGCCTCGCGGGCGTACGTCTCGCCCGGCGGCTCGGAGAGCTCGGCATGCCCGCCACGCTGGTGGGCGAGGAGGAGCACACACCGTACAACCGGGTGCTGCTCGCCGAAGTCCTGGCCGGGCGGTACGCGCCCGAGGTCATCGCACTGCCCGCCCCCGCCGAACTGACGCGCGGCCGGGTGGTCCGTATCGACCGCGAGGTGCGAGCCGTACATCTCGCGGACGGTACGGAGATCGCATACGACAAGCTGGTCCTGGCGACCGGCTCGAACCCGGTACTGCCGCCGCTGCGCGGCCTCTGGGACCCGGAGCGGCACGAGTTCCCCGACGGGGTGCACGCGTTCCGGACCATGGACGACTGTCTGGGGCTGTCGAAGGCCGTACGGCCGGGTGTCCGGGCCGTCGTCATCGGCGGCGGGCTCCTCGGGGTCTCCGCCGCCCGCGCGCTCGCCCTGCGCGGCGCCCAGGTGGTCCTCGCCCAGCAGGGCGAGCGGCTGATGGAGCGTCAGCTCGACCCGTCCGCCTCGAAGTTGGTCCGTCGGCACCTCGCCGACCTCGGCGTCGAGGTGCACACCGAGACGCGCGTACGTGCCGTGCGCAGCGTCGGCGGGACCGTGCGGTCGGTGGCGATGGCCGACGGGTACACGCTCGACGCGGACCTGGTCGTCATCGCCTGCGGGGTCCACCCGCGTGTCGGTCTCGCCCAGGACGCGGGACTCGCGGTGCACAAGGGCGTCATCGTCGACGAGGAGCTGCGCACCTCCGACCCGCACATCCACGCGATCGGCGACTGCGTCCAGTTCGAGGGCACGGTCTACGGTCTCGCCACCCCGGCGCTCGAACAGGCGGATGTCCTGGCCGAGTTGCTGGCGGGGAACGCTGGTTCCCCGGCGGCTCGCTACACCGGCACCCGCGCCCTGACCCGCCTGACGCTGGCCGGTGCGGACTTCCTCGATCTCGCCGCGTTCGGCGAGACCGAGCCCCGGCCCGGTGACGACGTCATCCAGCTCGCCGACGCCACCCGCGGCACCTACCGCAAGGTCGTCGTCCGCGACGACCACCTGGTCGGCGGGGTGCTCGTCGGCGAACTCGGCACCGTGGGCGCGCTCGCCCGCGCCTGGGAGGGAGCGGAGCCGCTCCCCGCGAACGGCGCTCCTCTGCTCCACCTGCTCACCAACGATGGAGGCTCCTGA